The sequence below is a genomic window from Salvelinus namaycush isolate Seneca chromosome 2, SaNama_1.0, whole genome shotgun sequence.
tcggtaccggtaccggctgtatataacctccacattgactcggtaccggctGTATATAAcctgcacattgacacattgactcggtaccggtaccggctgtatataacctccacattgactcggtaccggtaccggctgtatataacctccacattgactcggtaccggtaccggctgtatataacctccacattgactcggtaccggtaccggctgtatataacctccacattgactcggtaccggctGTATATAACCCTGCTATTGTTATTATTCTACATTTTTTTAGGTATTtgattaaaactgcattgttggttaagggcttgtaagtaagcattatctacacctgttgtatttggcacatgtgacaaataaaaatgaatttgatttgatttactgtgTATTCACAGGTGGTGTGATCAAAACACACTTTACGTGTTTGTTTTTCACAGCTAAAGACAATCTCAATCAGCTCAATCCCATAAATCAAAGTGAGGAAGATAGATGTAGGGAAGGTAAATACCTGGTTATTATTACTCTCCATACCTGTGTGAGGTGACAGGGTTGAGGAAACCAGGGGAACAGGTTTGTTTGCAataactgccccccccccccccccccccttatctcGTAAACTCTCCTATTtcactctctctgcccccccaCCACTAAGTTAACATGTGATTAGGCAAACCAAAACAGACAGGCTGAAAGGTGAAAGGGTAATATTATCATGTTGTTTTGTGACTTTATCAACAACAGaccaagttaaataaaacatctcGTTATGTCAAATGTAGCCTCTACAGTAAACTCAATATTGTTATTAGATAATGCAGACAGCTGAATCATTATTTCAGGCCAAGATGCTTCATCAAAATCAAATGATTTGTCAAATGTTCCAGAATACAAGTGAGATGCGTTCAAGCCCTttctcaacaatgcagagttcAAAAGTAAGACAAGTTGCTAATAAACATAGAAAATAGGAACACAAGagataacaataacgaggctctatacaaggagtaccgagtccatgtgcaggggtacgaggtagttgaggtaattatgtacatataggtagggataaaagTGATTAGGCaagcaggatagataataaacagagtagcagcagcgtacgtGGAgagtgtgaacgtgtgtgtgtgtgtgtgtgtgtgtgcgtgcgtgcgtgtgtgtgtgagtgtgagtgtgcagagtcagtgcaaaaaaggATCAACGCAAATAGTCCTTGTAGCCATTGGATGAACTGTTCTtcagacttatggcttggggttagaagctgttcaggagtcttatggcttggggttagaagctgttcaggagtcttatggcttggggttagaagttgttcaggagtcttatggcttggggttagaagctgttcagcagtcgtatggcttggggttagaagctgttcaggagtcttatggcttggggttagaagttgttcaggagtcttatggcttggggttagaagctgttcaggagtcttatggcttggggttagaagctgttcaggagtcttatggcttggggttagaagttgttcaggagtcttatggcttggggttagaagctgttcaggagtcttatggcttggggttagaagctgttcaggagtcttatggcttggggttagaagttgttcaggagtcttatggcttggggttagaagctgttcaggagtcttatggcttggggttagaagctattcagcagtcttatggcttggggttagaagctgttcaggagtcttatggcttggggttagaagctgttcagcagtcttatggcttggggttagaagctgttcaggagtcttatggcttggggttagaagctgttcaggagtcttatggcttggggttagaagctattcagcagtcttatggcttggggttagaagctgttcaggagtcttatggcttggggttagaagctgttcagcagtcttatggcttggggttagaagctgttcaggagtcttatggcttggggttagaagctgttcaggagtcttatggcttggggttagaagctgttcaggagtcttatggcttggggttagaagctgttcaggagtcttatggcttggggttagaagctgttcaggagtcttatggcttggggttagaagctgttcaggagtcttatggcttggggttagaagctgttcaggagtcttatggtttggggttagaagctgttcaggagtcttatggcttggggttagaagctgttcaggagtcttatggcttggggttagaagctgttcaggagtcttatggcttggggttagaagctgttcaggagccttttggtcacagacttggcgctccagtaacacttgcagtgcggtagcaaaGTGAACAGGTTATGACTTGGgtagctggggtctttgacaattttcctggccttcctctgacgccgcctggtatagaggtcctggatggcagggagctcggccacagtgatgtactggaccatccccagtaccctctgtagcgccttgtggtcagataccaagcagttgccatttcaagcggtgatgcagccagtcaagttactctcgatggtgcagctgtagaactgtttgaggatctcagggcccatgccaaatcttttcatccTCCAGatggggaagaggcgttgttgtgccttcatcacgtctgtgtgtgtgtgggtgtatcaTGTTAATtcctcagtgatgtggacaccgaggaacctAAAGCTCTccacccgctccactacagccccgttgatgtgaatgggggcgtgctcagccctccatttcctgtagtcctcgATCAACTCCTTTGTCCTGCTGACGttgtgggagaggttgttgtaccggcaccacactgccaggtctctgacctcctccctataggctgtctcgtgtGCATGCTCTTTGATTCAACATTTAATTGACCTTATAGGCTACTGTATGGAAGCAGGGAAGTGGTGAAGCAAGTAGCATATTACACATGCTGTTATAATCAAATCCCCTATTAGAGTTTCTTCCAGGTCTAAAAATAGCCTTATATTCGACACCAGGATTTTTAAGTGGTGAAAACTGGGCTTAAAGGCAAAGCAGTCAAATATCTCAGACCCGAAGGATCCTCAGTGAGTCACAAGGTTGTCAACCACAGGAATATTCCTCTACAGATTTCAATAGAAAGAGGAACAGTGAAAGTTAACAATCTGATCTGATCGGCAGGCTTCCGCGTTTCACCTCAGGATTCTGGAATGAAAACAACCCGACAAGCCTAACCCTATTTTTAAACGTCCCGAGCACCACCAACGCCCACAGCACATGGAGGTAACGTATAATTGTTATACAGGAACTATACATACAGTAAAGATTATGGTCTGAAAACCTTGATACTAACCCTGATAATACTGCACAAGTTCATGTCAAAGCACAGTTAGCATATTTTACAACCCAGAGTTACCCAATATCAATCAAGTCAAGTAATTAAGTAATCTACTTCGTCATCTCACGATAGACTACAGAAAGCTACAGGTCACATTCTAGAGGTTGAATTCATTTGGAATCCTCTGCTGTGTGACAGAATTCAACAGTTAAGTCATGCAGACCTGAGATAGAGAGACTTTCTTTCCACTGGTGATCAGATCACTACAGCACATGGAGGGAAAGAAGGAAGGGGATTGAAGCTCAGTGAAGGAAAGTGCTGATGTGTCTGCTCTGACTGGTTGTGAGTTGACAACATATTATCAATCAATACTCCAAAAATGTGTCTTATTCCAAGTGCTCAATGAATTGTACTTCTGAGTAAAAATGACACAATGGTAGAAATCGTGATCCATTCATTCAGAAATGATAAATAGTTGAGGTTAGTGCCTATAAGGGTATGAGCCTACCTGGCCTTGGGTCTGGGTGGTCCATTGGCTTTACCTGAGCCTTGCTGCCTGGCCCGAGATGCACTTCTCCATAACGGCATCCTGCCtgtcgtctcctctctctcccccatgcaGCCTGCTGCTGCTTGCTAGTAGGAGAAAACAGCAGCTGCCCCGGCCTTCCCCGCTTGCTCCGCTCTGCAAGCTGCTTCCTTATAATCTCCTCAGGCAGTAAACACATTACAGTCAGAAAGGAAGTAAGGACTGTTTCATTGCTCTTACTTTGTTAGTGGGACGTCACACTGTCTGTTGCATCCTGAGGCAGGAAAGGACTAGAGAAGGTCGAGGGCCTTGGGGCCTGGGTAAAGTATGGGCTGGGGGGCAGGGGGAAGTAGGCCTGGCATGGGGGGGTGGAAGCATGGGGGAAGTAGGCCTGGCGTGAGGGGGTGGAAGCATGGGGGAAGTAGGCCTGGCATGGGGGGGTGGAAGCATGGGGGAAGTAGGCCTGGCATGGGGGGGTGGAAGCATGGGGGAAGTAGGCCTGGCATGGGGGGGTGGAAGCATGGGGGAAGTAGGCTTGGGGGGGTGGAAGCATGGGGGAAGTAGGCTTGGGGGAAGTAGGCCTGGCGTGAGGGTTGGAAGCATGGGGGAAGTAAGCTTGGGGGGGTTGAAGCATGGGGGAAGTAGGCCTAGCGTGGGGGGGTGGAAGCATGGGGGAAGTAGGCCTAGCGTGGGGGGGTGGAAGCATGGGGGAAGTAGGCTTGGGGGGGTGGAAGCATGGAGGAAGTAGGCTTGGGGGGGTGGAAGCATGGAGGAAGTAGGCTTGGGGGGGTGGAAGCATGGAGGAAGTAGGCCTGGCATGAGTGGGTGGAAGCATGGGGGAAGTAGGCCTGGGGCTGGGGGCCTGGGGGACGTAGGCCTGGGGGACTTGGGGAAGTAGGCCTGGGGGACTGGGGGAAGTAGGCCTGGGAGGCTGGGGGAAGTAGGACTGGGGGAAGTAGGTCTGTGGGGCTGGGGGAAGTAGGACTGGGGGAAGTAGGCCTGTGGGGCTGGGGGAAGTAGGACTGGGGGAAGTAGGCCTGTGTGGCTGGGGAAAATAGGCCTGGGGGAAGGGGGAAGTAGGCCTGGGGGCATGGGGGAAGTAGAACTGGGGGACTGGGGGTAGTAGGCCTGGGGGGCTGGGGGAAGTAGGACTGGGGGACTGGGGGAA
It includes:
- the LOC120020053 gene encoding extensin-like; protein product: MGGFLTAPPAMGGYLTAPPAMGGFLTAPPAMGGFLTAPPAMGGFLTAPPAKSHAQPPTPTSPIPTPPSSTGLLPPVLLPPAPQAYFPQSYFPQPHNSTSPSPTSPSPTAYFPQPPSPTSPSPPVILPPAPQAYFPQSYFPQPHRPTSPSPTSPSPTSLLPPVLLPPAPQAYFPQSYFPQPHKPTSPSPTSPSPTSPSPTAYFPQPPRHTSPSPPGLLPPAPQSYFPQSPSPTSPSPTGLLPPVLLPPAPQTYFPQSYFPQSPRPTSPRPPAPGLLPPAPQSYFPQSPSPTSPSPPGLLPPVPQFYFPHAPRPTSPFPQAYFPQPHRPTSPSPTSPSPTGLLPPVLLPPAPQTYFPQSYFPQPPRPTSPSPPGLLPQVPQAYVPQAPSPRPTSPMLPPTHARPTSSMLPPPQAYFLHASTPPSLLPPCFHPPKPTSPMLPPPHARPTSPMLPPPHARPTSPMLQPPQAYFPHASNPHARPTSPKPTSPMLPPPQAYFPHASTPPCQAYFPHASTPPCQAYFPHASTPPCQAYFPHASTPSRQAYFPHASTPPCQAYFPLPPSPYFTQAPRPSTFSSPFLPQDATDSVTSH